The genomic interval CGGCCGTGCTCGCCCTGCCCGCCGAGGGACCGGCCGGCAGCCTCGTGCTCGCCGCCGACGAGGACACGACCGCGACGGTCATCCCCGTGGGCGCCGACGGCGGGGCGGGGACCCCGCGCACGGTCGAGGTGACGGCCGGGTCCTCCGTCTCGGTCGCCTCGAGCTCGTGGACGGGCACGACGGGGGCTCCCGCCGCGGTCGTCATCGTGCCCGACGAGCCGGGCGTCCTGCACGGCGCCTGGGTCCAGGCCCCCGACGCGCCCGGCGTCGGCCCCCTGCTGTCCTCGGTCCCCGTCGAGCCCGCCGCGACCGGGGAGGGCTCCCGGTCGGTCACGGCCGGCTGAGACCGGCCTCAGAGCTCCCAGGCCCCCGGGTCGACGTCCTCGGGATCCATCGACAGCATCGCCCCCACCTGCTCGGCGAGCACCTGGCGCACGAGCATCTCCAGGTCGCCCGGCAGGCTCGACCGGGTCTCGATCGGCCGGCGGTACAGCACCACGCGCGGAGGATGGTCGCGATCCGGCGGCACGTAGCGGCCGAGCGGCACGGACTGCATCTCCCACGGCGTCGGGTCGCTCGGCGGGATGTCCTCGACGGTGATCGCGAGATGCTCGAGGCGGCGGCCGAACCGCTCCAGGAGAGGGCTCGCCGCGCCGAGCACCGTGTCGTCGAAGCGCTCGCGTCGCGTGAGGTGCCCAGGCAGGTGCGGGGGGATCAGGTCCCCCCGGAAGCCGCGTCCGTGGCGGTCCCGCCGACGGGGCCGACCGGGGCGCCCCCCGCCGCCCGACCGCGTGATGCCGCCGCTGTGCCCTTCGCCTCGTGCCATGGTCCGACCCTATCGACCCGCGGACCCGTATCCTGCTTCCCGTGCCTGCTCGTGAATGCTCCCGGACCGCGTGCTCCCGGCCCGCCGTCAGCACGCTGACCTATGTGTACGCGGACTCCACCGCGGTCCTGGGCCCGCTGGCGGCGACGAGCGAGCCCCACACCTACGACCTGTGCCGCGAGCACTCCGCCGGGCTGACCGTGCCGCTCGGGTGGCGGGTGATCCGCGTGGCTGGCACCGCCGAGGGCACCGACGACCTGGTCGCCCTCGCCGAGGCGGTGCGCGCCGACCGGGAGGACCGGGACGCGCCGCGCCCGCCCGCCCGCCGCGACGAGCGGGCCGCGGAGCGCCGCACCGGCACCGACCGCCACCTGCACGTGGTCCGGAACCCCCATGCATGACGGGGCCGGGGATCGCGCCGCGAGCACCGACGTCCACGACCTGTCGGCGATCGTCACCTCCTCGGACATCCGCGGCGTCGCGGGCGAGCAGCTGACGGCCGCCGTGGCCCAGGCCCTGGGCGCCGCCTTCGCCGACCACCTCGACGCCGGCGACCTGATCGTCGCCCATGACATGCGCGTCTCCTCGCCCGCCCTCGCCGCCGCCTTCGCCGACGGCGCCCGGCTCCGCGGCTCGACGGTCGCCGTCGCCGGCCTGAGCGCGACCGACCAGCTCTACTGCGCCTCCGGGCTGCACGACGCCGCCGGGGCGATGATCACCGCCTCGCACAACCCCGCCGCCGACAACGGCGTCAAGCTGTGCCGGGCGGGCGCGCGGCCCGTCGGGCGCGACACGGGCCTCGACGCGATCCGGCGCGGAGCCGAGGCCTACCTGCGCGCCGGCGTCGTCGCGGAGCGCCCCGGCGGACGGCTCGAGCACGTCGACACCCTCGCGGACTACGTCGCCCTCATGCTGCGCCTGGTCCCGGTCCCGGCCCGTCGCCCCCTGCGCGTCGTCGTCGACGCCGCCAACGCGATGGCGGCCCTGACCGTGCCCGCGGTCACCGCGCACCTCGACGCCGTGACCGTGATCCCCCTGCACTTCGAGCTCGACGGCACCTTCCCCCATCACGCGGCCAACCCGCTGGACCTCACGACCCTCGAGGAGCTGCGCGCGGCCGTGCGCCGCGAGGGCGCCGACCTGGGCCTCGCCTTCGACGGCGACGCCGACCGCTGCGTCGTCGTCGACGAGACCGGCACCCCGGTCGCGCCGTCCGCGATCACGGCGCTCATCGCGACCGGCGAGATCGCCCGCGCCCGCGCCGCGGGCGAGGAGGCCCCGGTCGTGGTCGCCAACCTCGTCTCCTCGCGCCACGTGGGCGAGGCGATCGCCGCCGCGGGCGGACGCCACGTCCGTTCCGCGGTCGGACACTCGCTCATCAAGGACCTGATGGCCTCCCATCACGCCGTGTTCGGCGGCGAGCACTCGGCCCACTACTACTTCCGGGACTTCTTCGGGGCCGACTCCGGCATGCTCGCGGCCCTGCACGTGCTCGCCGCGCTCGAGGCGACCGACGAGCCCCTCTCCCGGCTCGTCGCGCTCCACCACCCGTATGCGACGAGCGGCGAGATCAACTCCCGCGTGCCCGACGCCGCCGCGGCCCGCGCCCGGGTCCGACAGGTCGTGGGCTCGTGCCCCGGCGTCGTGATCGACGACCTGGACGGCATGACCGTCACCCACTGGGGCGACGACCTGCCCCCCGCGGAGCGCTGGTGGTTCTCGCTGCGCTCCTCCCACACCGAACCGCTGCTGCGACTGAACGTCGAGGCCGCCGAGGAGGACACCATGACCAGAGTCCGCGACGAGGTGCTCGGCCTCGTGCGATCCGAGGACACGCCCGGCACCGAGGACGAGGCGGCCTCGCTCGCCGCCCGCAGCGGCGCCCCGACCGCCGCGAGCGCCGCCGACGTGCCCGCGTGGGTGCGCGCCGCGCTGCGCTGCCCCGTGTGCCGGGGCGAGCTGCGCGACGCCCCCTCGGCGCTGACGTGCACCTCGTGCGCGCGCACCTACCCCGTGAGCGACGGCATCCCGGTCCTGATCCCCGACTACGCCGAGCAGCCCCGGGACTGACGCCCGCGTCTCCCGGTCAGCGGCGGAAGGGGAGGACCGCGACCTGCGCGGCGAGCTCCTGCTCGCGCGCGAGGTCCTCGCGCAGCCGCTGCTCGTCGCGCCGCGACCGCTCGGCGAGCACCGCCCGCAGGAACTCCTCGGGGTCCGTCCCCACGGGCGGCGGGGGAGCGACGGAGGGGACCACCCGCTGCACGAGGTCCAGCGCGATGCGTCGCCGGGACTCCGGCGCCATCACCCCCGCGCGCGGGAGGAAGGCGCGGATGTCCTGCAGCAGCGTGAGCTCGAGGCGCCCCACATCGGCCGTGGCCGCCCAGGCGCGCAGCGTCGGCGGCACCTCGGGCCGCACGGGCAGGGGCGCCCGCAGCCGCTCCTGGAGCACGAAGGTGCCGGCGAGCAGGTCGCCGAGGCGCCGCGACCGGCGGTCCACGAGCGAGACGACGAGGGCGATCGCGCCCGACGTCGACCAGATCTCGAACATCGCCATCACCGCGCGCAGCAGGCTCTGCCGAGCGTGCACGGGGCCGCCGTCGTCGCGCACGACCCGTGTGCCCAGGGCGAGCCGCCCGAGCGAGCGGCCGTTCGTGAGCAGCTCGGTCAGCACCGGGTGGCCGATGAAGGCCGCGACGGTCACCGCGACCAGGCCCGCCGCGAGGTAGCCGTCGTCGAGCCCGAACGCCGAGCCGAGGCGGACGACCGCGTAGGTCCCGCCGATCGCGATGACCAGCTCGACGAGACCGTCGATCAGGAACGAGGCGAGGCGCACCGCGAACGAGGCAGGCCGCAGATCCAGCAGGACCGCCTCCCCCGTGACGAGGGCGTCGCGGGACGCCGCGGCGTCGGTGGTGCCCGGGATCGCGTCCATGCCGCCAGTGTCCCAGGTGCGCGCAGTCACCGGGCAGGTCCCCTGGTCGACGCGGGCGGGGGCGGGCACCGACTTTCGTCTGGGGCCCGCGTGCCGGGCCCCTGCCTACCCTGAAGCGGTGGACACCGATGCCGTCATCGCCGTCAACCAGCCGTCGTGGGACCGTCTCGAGGCGCTGGTGAGGACCCGCAGCCTGGACGCCGAGCAGATCGACGAGCTGATCGGGCTCTACCAGCGCACCGCGACGGACCTGTCGACCGTCCGCTCGACCAACCCCGACCCCGTGCTCACGGCCCGGCTGTCGATGCTGCTGTCGCGCGCGCGATCGCGCATCACGGGTGCGCGGACGCCCCTGTGGTCCCACGCCCGCGCCTTCGTGCTCGAGGACTTCCCGGCCGCCCTGTGGGCGTCGCGTCGCGGGGTGCTCGTGGCCGCGGCGGTGCTCGTGGCCGCGACCCTCGGCTCGGCGCTCGCGTTCGGGCTCGACGACTCCCTGCGGGCCTCGATCGTGCCGGAGCCCGAGCAGCGACGCCTCGCGACGCGCGAGTTCACGGCGTACTACTTCCAGGGGCAGGCGGGAGGCTTCGCCGCGAACGTCTGGACCAACAACGCCTGGATCACGGTGCAGGCCGTCGTCTTCGGCGTGACGGGCGTCTGGCCGCTGTGGATGCTCGTCCAGAACGGCCTGAACCTCGGGCTGACCGGTGCGGTCATGGGGGAGTACGACCGGCTCGGCACCTTCTTCGTGCACCTGCTCCCGCACGGCCTGCTCGAGCTGACGTGCGTGGTCATCGGCGCCGGCGCGGGGCTGCGCCTGTTCTGGTCGTGGCTGCGCCCGGGGCCCCTGCCGCGGCTGTGGGCCCTCGCGCGCGCGGGCCGCTCGCTCGTGACCGTCGCGATCGGGCTCGTGCCCGTGCTCCTGGTCAGCGGGATCCTCGAGGCCTTCGTGACCCCCTCGCCGCTCCCCGCCGCGCTGCGGGTCGCGATCGGCACCGGGGTCTGGGTCGTCTTCCTCGTCTACGTCGTCGTGCTCGGGCGCCGGGCGGCGTCGCGCGGCATCACGGGCGACCTCTCCGAGGAGGTCATCGGCGACTCCGTCGCCGTCGCCGCGTGAGCGGCTCCGGGCTCAGAGCCTGCCCGCCGCCTTGAGCGCGAGGTAGCCGTCGGCGAGGGCCTGGGGCAGGGCGTCGGGCACGTCGTCGATCACGTGGGCGCCGCCGCGGGTGAGGGCCTCGCCGACCGCCGTGCGCTCCGCGCGCGCGTGCTCGGCCGCGGCCGCCCGGTAGACCGCTCCCGCGTCGCCGCGCTCGTGCGCCATGGCCGCGAGCGCGGGGTCGGCCACCGAGGCGATGACGAGCGGGTGCTCGGCCGCGAGGCGCGCCGCGACGGGCACGAGCCCCTGGTGCACGGTTCCCGGCTCGACGGGCGTCACGAGCACGACGAGCGCCCCCTTGCGGGTGCGGCGGCGGATCTGGGCCGCCGCGAGCTCCCAGTCGGTCTCGACGAGGGCCGGGTGGACGGGGGCGGTCGCGGCGACCACGTCGTGCAGCACGGTGCGCACGCTCGAGCCGGTCACCGAGACGTGGGGGATGCGATCGATGCACAGCACGTCCACGCGGTCCCCGGCCTGCGTGGCCAGGGCGGTCAGCAGGAGGGCCGCGTCGAAGGCGGCGTCCAGGCGCGGCGCGTCGCCGAGGCGGGCGGCCGCGGTGCGCGAGGTGTCCACGACGATCAGCACGTGGCGGTCCCGCTCGGGCCTCCAGGTGCGCACGACCACGCTGCGTCGGCGCGCGGTCGCCCGCCAGTCGATCGAGCGCACGTCGTCGCCGTCGACGAAGTCCCGCAGCGCGTCGAACTCGGTGCCCTCCCCGCGCTGGTGCACGGCCGCGAGGCCCTCGATCTCCCGCAGCCGGCGCACGCGGGAGGGCAGATGACGGCGCGAGCCGAAGGGGTGCAGCGCCATCAGGGCGCCGCGCACGTCGAGGTCGGCGCAGCGCCGCGCGAGCCCGAGCGGACCGATCGCGGCGATCGCGACGGTGCGCGAGGCGTGCGCGCCGCGGCGCACGGGCACGTAGCGCTGGGAGATCGCGCGGCGCTCGCCCGCGGGGACCGTGATCCTCGCCCGCTGCTCGGCCAGCCCCGCGGTCGGGTCCCACGCGTCGCGCACGAGCAGGCGCGCACGCCGGGAGGACGGGTTGGTGATCAGCAGGCGGGCGTCGACCGCCCCGCCCAGGCGCACCTGGGCGGCCATGTCCCGGCGCAGGCGCAGCGAGCGCGGGGGCACCGCCGCGAGGGCGTCGCC from Brachybacterium huguangmaarense carries:
- a CDS encoding Trm112 family protein, with the translated sequence MHDGAGDRAASTDVHDLSAIVTSSDIRGVAGEQLTAAVAQALGAAFADHLDAGDLIVAHDMRVSSPALAAAFADGARLRGSTVAVAGLSATDQLYCASGLHDAAGAMITASHNPAADNGVKLCRAGARPVGRDTGLDAIRRGAEAYLRAGVVAERPGGRLEHVDTLADYVALMLRLVPVPARRPLRVVVDAANAMAALTVPAVTAHLDAVTVIPLHFELDGTFPHHAANPLDLTTLEELRAAVRREGADLGLAFDGDADRCVVVDETGTPVAPSAITALIATGEIARARAAGEEAPVVVANLVSSRHVGEAIAAAGGRHVRSAVGHSLIKDLMASHHAVFGGEHSAHYYFRDFFGADSGMLAALHVLAALEATDEPLSRLVALHHPYATSGEINSRVPDAAAARARVRQVVGSCPGVVIDDLDGMTVTHWGDDLPPAERWWFSLRSSHTEPLLRLNVEAAEEDTMTRVRDEVLGLVRSEDTPGTEDEAASLAARSGAPTAASAADVPAWVRAALRCPVCRGELRDAPSALTCTSCARTYPVSDGIPVLIPDYAEQPRD
- a CDS encoding stage II sporulation protein M, which produces MDTDAVIAVNQPSWDRLEALVRTRSLDAEQIDELIGLYQRTATDLSTVRSTNPDPVLTARLSMLLSRARSRITGARTPLWSHARAFVLEDFPAALWASRRGVLVAAAVLVAATLGSALAFGLDDSLRASIVPEPEQRRLATREFTAYYFQGQAGGFAANVWTNNAWITVQAVVFGVTGVWPLWMLVQNGLNLGLTGAVMGEYDRLGTFFVHLLPHGLLELTCVVIGAGAGLRLFWSWLRPGPLPRLWALARAGRSLVTVAIGLVPVLLVSGILEAFVTPSPLPAALRVAIGTGVWVVFLVYVVVLGRRAASRGITGDLSEEVIGDSVAVAA
- a CDS encoding RDD family protein, producing the protein MDAIPGTTDAAASRDALVTGEAVLLDLRPASFAVRLASFLIDGLVELVIAIGGTYAVVRLGSAFGLDDGYLAAGLVAVTVAAFIGHPVLTELLTNGRSLGRLALGTRVVRDDGGPVHARQSLLRAVMAMFEIWSTSGAIALVVSLVDRRSRRLGDLLAGTFVLQERLRAPLPVRPEVPPTLRAWAATADVGRLELTLLQDIRAFLPRAGVMAPESRRRIALDLVQRVVPSVAPPPPVGTDPEEFLRAVLAERSRRDEQRLREDLAREQELAAQVAVLPFRR
- a CDS encoding DUF58 domain-containing protein, which codes for MRIWPTPRAALVALVGVLPLVVAPSWITVLVCLAVLLVLVLGDALAAVPPRSLRLRRDMAAQVRLGGAVDARLLITNPSSRRARLLVRDAWDPTAGLAEQRARITVPAGERRAISQRYVPVRRGAHASRTVAIAAIGPLGLARRCADLDVRGALMALHPFGSRRHLPSRVRRLREIEGLAAVHQRGEGTEFDALRDFVDGDDVRSIDWRATARRRSVVVRTWRPERDRHVLIVVDTSRTAAARLGDAPRLDAAFDAALLLTALATQAGDRVDVLCIDRIPHVSVTGSSVRTVLHDVVAATAPVHPALVETDWELAAAQIRRRTRKGALVVLVTPVEPGTVHQGLVPVAARLAAEHPLVIASVADPALAAMAHERGDAGAVYRAAAAEHARAERTAVGEALTRGGAHVIDDVPDALPQALADGYLALKAAGRL
- a CDS encoding DUF3499 domain-containing protein is translated as MPARECSRTACSRPAVSTLTYVYADSTAVLGPLAATSEPHTYDLCREHSAGLTVPLGWRVIRVAGTAEGTDDLVALAEAVRADREDRDAPRPPARRDERAAERRTGTDRHLHVVRNPHA
- a CDS encoding metallopeptidase family protein, whose protein sequence is MARGEGHSGGITRSGGGGRPGRPRRRDRHGRGFRGDLIPPHLPGHLTRRERFDDTVLGAASPLLERFGRRLEHLAITVEDIPPSDPTPWEMQSVPLGRYVPPDRDHPPRVVLYRRPIETRSSLPGDLEMLVRQVLAEQVGAMLSMDPEDVDPGAWEL